From Solidesulfovibrio carbinoliphilus subsp. oakridgensis, the proteins below share one genomic window:
- a CDS encoding FG-GAP-like repeat-containing protein yields the protein MTLFRRLVLLVAALLCLPATALTAEVKTFAVAPFAVHGPEKYQYLSQGVQSMLESRMNWPGHLTPLDKGKVAARLAKAPASEAEAQKALADIGADYLAYGAVTVSGEQASIDIMVVGKGGKKWPKNLSTKLADLIPAMERTAQALNNEIFQRPAGPASGKGEGGQTINQMNPDFVVNQTSENQKVFLNPSFRYAGPSDTPGVWRSQSMPIVSAGISVADLNGDGHNEVAILTQHSVETYVYKDRQLLPLGRYETPPNLKLLNISTLDVNGDGKAEIIVSASYFKEPRSFILGLEGNQLKPLYKDIKLYLNVAAVPPDFTRQLVGSKGEPKELFVQGVHNVIFSGGQPQLSTRLNLPSKANPFNFVYLPEKSGYKVVLNDDKDHLVVYTAKGERVAATEEQYCGSAIGLEFDPLMAPMDKPKSDYLWTYYYIPLPMIVANLDKDDRSELLVSKNISLAAQFFETFRTFSQGEIHSLYWDGVGMNLLWKTRRIKGTITGYALADIDNDGQKELVVCLNTWPGATGTSARRTIVLAYKIDTSNVGQPGEYGIDQSGE from the coding sequence ATGACGCTTTTCCGTCGCCTCGTCCTTTTGGTCGCGGCCTTGCTGTGCCTGCCGGCGACCGCGCTGACCGCCGAGGTCAAAACCTTTGCCGTGGCCCCCTTTGCCGTGCACGGCCCCGAGAAATACCAGTACCTGAGCCAGGGCGTGCAGAGCATGCTCGAGTCGCGCATGAACTGGCCCGGCCACCTGACGCCCCTGGACAAGGGCAAGGTCGCGGCCCGGCTGGCCAAGGCGCCGGCCTCCGAGGCCGAGGCCCAGAAGGCCCTGGCCGACATCGGCGCGGATTACCTCGCCTACGGCGCGGTCACGGTATCCGGGGAACAGGCCAGCATCGACATCATGGTCGTGGGCAAGGGTGGCAAGAAATGGCCGAAAAACCTGAGCACCAAGCTGGCCGACCTGATCCCGGCCATGGAACGCACGGCCCAGGCCTTGAATAACGAGATCTTCCAGCGCCCGGCCGGCCCGGCCTCGGGCAAGGGCGAGGGCGGCCAGACCATCAACCAGATGAACCCGGATTTCGTGGTCAACCAGACCAGCGAAAACCAGAAGGTCTTCCTCAACCCGTCGTTCCGCTACGCCGGCCCCTCCGACACCCCGGGCGTATGGCGCAGCCAGTCCATGCCCATCGTCTCCGCCGGCATCTCCGTCGCGGACCTAAACGGCGACGGCCACAACGAAGTGGCCATCCTGACCCAGCACTCGGTCGAGACCTACGTCTACAAGGACCGCCAGCTGCTGCCCCTTGGCCGGTACGAGACGCCGCCCAACCTCAAACTCTTGAACATCAGCACCCTTGACGTGAACGGCGACGGCAAGGCCGAAATCATCGTCTCGGCCAGCTACTTCAAGGAGCCGCGCTCGTTCATCCTCGGCCTCGAGGGCAACCAGCTCAAACCCCTTTACAAGGACATCAAGCTCTACCTGAACGTGGCCGCCGTGCCGCCCGACTTCACCCGCCAGCTCGTGGGCTCCAAGGGCGAACCCAAGGAACTCTTCGTCCAGGGCGTGCACAACGTCATCTTCTCCGGCGGCCAGCCCCAGCTCTCGACGCGGCTGAACCTGCCGAGCAAGGCCAACCCGTTCAACTTCGTCTATCTGCCCGAGAAAAGCGGCTACAAGGTCGTCTTGAACGACGACAAGGACCATCTGGTCGTCTACACGGCCAAGGGCGAACGCGTGGCCGCCACCGAGGAGCAGTACTGCGGCTCGGCCATCGGCCTGGAATTCGACCCGCTCATGGCCCCCATGGACAAGCCCAAGTCCGACTATCTTTGGACCTACTACTACATCCCGCTGCCCATGATCGTGGCCAACCTCGACAAGGACGACCGCAGCGAACTGCTCGTCAGCAAGAACATCTCCCTGGCCGCCCAGTTCTTCGAGACCTTCCGCACCTTCTCCCAGGGCGAGATCCACTCCCTGTACTGGGACGGCGTGGGCATGAACCTCCTGTGGAAGACCCGGCGGATCAAGGGCACCATCACGGGCTACGCCCTGGCCGACATCGACAACGACGGCCAGAAGGAACTCGTGGTGTGCTTGAACACCTGGCCCGGCGCCACCGGCACCTCGGCCCGGCGCACCATCGTCCTGGCCTACAAGATCGACACCTCGAACGTCGGCCAGCCCGGCGAATACGGCATCGACCAGAGCGGGGAATAA